The stretch of DNA ACGGTGCCCAGAAGCACCGCGCTGGCCGCCACGTCCTCGGCCCGCTTGTACATGCTGGCGAAGACATAGGCGTTGACGCCCGGCGCCATGGCGGCGGTCAGCACCGCGCCCTGCACGAAGACGCGCGGCAGGTCGAACACGACATGGGTCAGGAACAGCGTGATCGCCGGGTGCAGGATCAGGCTGAGGGTGGTGACCATCGCCGCCTCGCCCAGGGTGGCGCTGAGGCGGTAGCGGGTCAGCACGCCGCCCAGCGCGAAAAGGGCGACCGGCAGGGCCGAGGCCACGACGAGGCCGAGCGCGTCGAGCACGGTGTCCGGCAGGGCAAGGCCGGTCAGGTTGACCGCGAAGCCAAGGGCGAGGCCGATCATCAGCGCGTTGCGCAGCATGGCGTTGGCGACCGCCTTTGCCGTGTCGGCGGCGGAGCGGCCGTCGGCGCGCGAAATCTCCATCACGGTGATGCCGAGCAGGTAGCAGAAGGGGGCGTGGATGGTGATGATGGCGAAGCTGGCCGCCAGCGCCTCGGGCCCGAAGGCGCGGTCGACGATGGGCACGCCCAGGATGACGGAGTTCGAGAAGAGCGCGCCGAAGGCGATGGCGACGGCTTCGCCGGGGCGGCGGCGGAAGATCAGCCGCGCGCCCAGCAGGCCCATCAGGAAGGCGGTGGTGTTGCCGGCGTAGAAGGAGAGAAGGAGCCTCGGGTCGAAGACGGCGGCGAGGTCCAGTTCCATCGCGGCGCGGAACAGCAGGGCGGGCACCGCGAAGGCGATGGCGTAGCGGTTCATGCCGTCGATATGGGCGTCGGTGAAATAGCGCAGGCGGACGGCGGCGTAGCCGGCGGCGGTCACGAGAAAGACCGGGATGACGACTTGCAGGAGGGCGCTCATTTCAGGGCGAGGCGCAGGGTCAGCCCGTCATGCGCGGGGGTGACATGGGGCGGGGTCTCGCCCTCCAGCGTCGCGTAGTCGAGATCCACATGCATGTTGGTCAGCACCGCGCGGGCGGGCCTTGCGCGGTCGATCCAGTCGAGCGCCTTTTCCAGGTGGATATGCGTCGGGTGCGGCGTGTAGCGCAGCGCGTCGAGGATCCAGCAGTCCAGGTTCTCCAGCAGGGGCCAGTGCTCTTCGGGCATGTCGGACACGTCCGGCAGGTAGGCGAGGTCGTGGATGCGGAAGCCCAGCGCGTCGATCCCGCCATGGGCCACGCGGAAGGGGTGGAAGGGGATCGGGCCGGCGGGGCCGTCCACCTCGAAGGGGCCGTCGATGGGGTTCAGGTCCAGGATCGGGGGATAGCTGCTCCAGTCGGGCTGCACGAAGGCGTAGCCGAAGCGTTCCATCAGCGCCTGCGCGGTGGGGGCGTCGGCCCAGACCGGCAGGCGGGCGCGGCGGTTGAAGACGATCATGCGCAGATCGTCTAGCCCGTGGGTGTGGTCGGCGTGGGCATGGGTGAACACGACGCCGTCGAGAAGCCCCACATCGGCATCGAGCAGTTGCGCGCGCAGGTCGGGCGAGGTGTCCACCAGCACCCGCGTCACCGCGTCGCCGCTGCGTTTTTCCAGAAGGATCGAGCAGCGGGTGCGGCGGTTGCGCGGGTTCTTCGGATCGCAGGCGCCCCAATGGCCGCCCAGCCGCGGCACGCCGCCCGAGGAGCCGCAGCCGAGGATGCGGACGACCAGCTCAGCCATGCGACGCCGCCTTGGCGAACAGCCGGTCGAAATTGGCGGTGGTGGCAGCCGCGAACTCGGCAGGGGTCAGACCGAAGACCTCCGCCCCCTTGGCGGCGGTGTGGGCGGTATAGGCCGGCTCGTTGCGCTTGCCGCGCCGGGGCACGGGGGCAAGATAGGGGCTGTCGGTTTCCACCAGGATCCGGTCGAGGGGGGCGGCCGCGAAGATGTCGCGCAATTCCTGCGATTTCGGGAAGGTCGCGATCCCCGACATCGACAGGTAGAAGCCCAGGTCGAGTGCTGCGCGGGCAAGCTCTGCGCCGGAGGAAAAGCAGTGCATCACGCAGGAATAGGCGCCGTTGCGATGCTCGGCCGTGAGGATGTCGGCCATGTCGCGGTCGGCGTCGCGGGCATGGATGATGAGCGGCAGGCCGGTCTGCCGGGCCGCCTCGATATGCAGGGCCAGGCTTTGCTTCTGCGCGGCGGCGCTGTCGGCGGTGTAGTGGTAGTCGAGCCCGGTTTCGCCGATGCCGACGAATTTCGGGTGGGCTGCCAGCGCCACCAGCGCCTCGACGGTGGCCATGGGCTCGGTCGCTGCGTTCATCGGGTGGGTGCCGGCGGCGTAGAACACGCCCTCATGCGCCTGGGCGATGGCGCGCACGGCGGGTTCCGAGGAAAGGCGGGTGCAGATCGTGACCATGCGCGTGACGCCCGCCGCGCGGGCGCGGGCGACGATCTGGTCGGTTTCCCCGGCGAAGTCGGGGAAATCCAGATGGCAATGGCTGTCCACGAGGGCGGGGGCCTGTATCACGTCTCTCTGCTCTGATCCTTGCGCGGCCCGCGCGAGCCTCAGGCGGGGAGGGCTGCGATCCGGGCGGACATGCGGTCGATTGTCAGGAACATATCAAGGATCA from Halovulum dunhuangense encodes:
- a CDS encoding AEC family transporter, producing MSALLQVVIPVFLVTAAGYAAVRLRYFTDAHIDGMNRYAIAFAVPALLFRAAMELDLAAVFDPRLLLSFYAGNTTAFLMGLLGARLIFRRRPGEAVAIAFGALFSNSVILGVPIVDRAFGPEALAASFAIITIHAPFCYLLGITVMEISRADGRSAADTAKAVANAMLRNALMIGLALGFAVNLTGLALPDTVLDALGLVVASALPVALFALGGVLTRYRLSATLGEAAMVTTLSLILHPAITLFLTHVVFDLPRVFVQGAVLTAAMAPGVNAYVFASMYKRAEDVAASAVLLGTVTSVLSISVWLLVLGGI
- a CDS encoding TatD family hydrolase, which produces MIQAPALVDSHCHLDFPDFAGETDQIVARARAAGVTRMVTICTRLSSEPAVRAIAQAHEGVFYAAGTHPMNAATEPMATVEALVALAAHPKFVGIGETGLDYHYTADSAAAQKQSLALHIEAARQTGLPLIIHARDADRDMADILTAEHRNGAYSCVMHCFSSGAELARAALDLGFYLSMSGIATFPKSQELRDIFAAAPLDRILVETDSPYLAPVPRRGKRNEPAYTAHTAAKGAEVFGLTPAEFAAATTANFDRLFAKAASHG
- a CDS encoding MBL fold metallo-hydrolase; translated protein: MAELVVRILGCGSSGGVPRLGGHWGACDPKNPRNRRTRCSILLEKRSGDAVTRVLVDTSPDLRAQLLDADVGLLDGVVFTHAHADHTHGLDDLRMIVFNRRARLPVWADAPTAQALMERFGYAFVQPDWSSYPPILDLNPIDGPFEVDGPAGPIPFHPFRVAHGGIDALGFRIHDLAYLPDVSDMPEEHWPLLENLDCWILDALRYTPHPTHIHLEKALDWIDRARPARAVLTNMHVDLDYATLEGETPPHVTPAHDGLTLRLALK